The following are encoded together in the Fusarium keratoplasticum isolate Fu6.1 chromosome 1, whole genome shotgun sequence genome:
- a CDS encoding Glutamate decarboxylase: MSLVESTEPNEVPSPAVIETDDEGNLIKTNGHSNGYFSNGHHPTSNGNNGAVTPSFIDSMAHLSVVRARDDSDAASVKSTSSRASRRPPLQLASYQDEFTTSVYGSRFAGMDLPRHHMPECEMPRDIAYRMIKDDLSLDNNPMLNLASFVTTYMEDEAEKLMSESFSKNFIDYEEYPQSADIQNRCVNMIGDLFHAPPGTSVGTSTVGSSEAIMLGVLAMKKRWKNRRIAEGKSTEHPNIVMSSAVQVCWEKATRYFEIEEKLVYCTPERFVMDPDEAVDLCDENTIGMCCILGTTYTGEYEDIKAINDLLVERNLDVPIHVDAASGGFVAPFVVPDLEWDFRCEKVISINVSGHKYGLVYPGVGWVIWRSPDYLPQELVFNINYLGADQSSFTLNFSKGASQVIGQYYQLIRLGKHGYRAIMSNLTRTADYLTETLENLGFVIMSERSGAGLPLVAFRFRTTEEGGDPDRYYDEFALAHHLRSRGWVVPAYTMAPNSGVKMLRVVVREDFTKTRCDSLIADIKLCHGLLKETDQESIRKREEYIKNHVSSMGRGKHGHPVYTNEQHSLQGKTGKTHAIC; the protein is encoded by the exons aTGAGTCTTGTCGAAAGTACGGAACCTAACGAGGTTCCTTCACCTGCCGTGATCgagaccgacgacgagggaAACCTCATCAAGACAAACGGCCACTCCAACGGCTACTTCTCCAACGGTCACCACCCAACGTCCAACGGCAACAACGGCGCTGTTACCCCCTCCTTCATCGACAGCATGGCTCACCTCTCGGTCGTCCGCGCCCGAGACGACTCGGACGCCGCCTCGGTCAAGTCCACGAGCTCCCGCGCCTCCCGGAGACCTCCCCTGCAGCTGGCCAGCTACCAGGACGAGTTCACCACCAGCGTCTACGGATCCCGCTTTGCGGGCATGGACCTGCCCCGGCATCATATGCCAGAGTGCGAGATGCCCCGCGATATCGCCTATCGCATGATCAAGGACGATCTGAGCCTCGACAACAACCCCATGCTCAA CCTTGCTTCTTTCGTCACCACTTACATG gaagatgaagccgagaAGCTCATGTCGGAGTCCTTTTCCAAGAACTTTATCGACTATGAGGAGTACCCTCAGTCTGCCGACATCCAGAACCGATGTGTCAACATGATTGGTGACCTCTTCCACGCTCCCCCAGGCACCTCTGTCGGCACATCCACCGTCGGCTCTTCAGAAGCCATCATGCTGGGCGTCCtggccatgaagaagcgCTGGAAGAACCGCAGAATCGCCGAGGGCAAGAGCACCGAGCACCCCAACATCGTCATGTCTTCTGCCGTCCAGGTCTGCTGGGAAAAGGCCACTCGATACtttgagattgaggagaagctcgtcTACTGCACGCCTGAGCGCTTCGTCATGGACcctgatgaggctgttgaccTGTGTGATGAGAACACCATCGGCATGTGCTGTATCCTCGGTACCACTTACACTGGTGAGTACGAGGatatcaaggccatcaacgaCCTCCTTGTTGAGCGAAATCTTGACGTTCCCATCCACGTCGATGCCGCTAGCGGTGGCTTCGTTGCTCCCTTCGTTGTCCCCGATCTTGAGTGGGACTTCCGATGTGAAaaggtcatctccatcaacgTCTCTGGCCACAAGTACGGCCTTGTCTACCCCGGTGTCGGTTGGGTCATCTGGCGATCCCCCGACTACCTCCCTCAGGAGctcgtcttcaacatcaactaCCTTGGTGCCGACCAATCTTCATTCACCCTCAACTTCTCCAAGGGTGCCTCACAGGTCATTGGCCAGTACTACCAGCTCATCCGTCTGGGTAAGCACGGTTACCGCGCCATCATGAGCAACCTGACCCGAACTGCCGACTACCTGACCGAGACACTCGAGAACCTCGGCTTCGTCATCATGTCAGAACGCTCGGGAGCCGGCCTTCCTCTCGTGGCCTTCCGCTTCCGAACTACAGAGGAGGGCGGTGACCCCGACCGCTACTACGACGAGTTCGCACTCGCCCACCACCTCCGCTCCCGAGGATGGGTCGTCCCCGCCTACACCATGGCTCCCAACTCGGGTGTCAAGATGCTCCGTGTCGTTGTGCGTGAGGATTTCACAAAGACCCGTTGCGACTCTCTTATCGCCGATATCAAGCTCTGCCACGGTCTTCTCAAGGAGACAGACCAAGAGTCCATCCGCAAGAGGGAAGAGTACATCAAGAACCACGTCAGCTCCATGGGCCGGGGGAAGCACGGCCACCCTGTCTACACT AACGAGCAACATTCGCTCCAGGGCAAGACTGGCAAGACCCATGCTATTTGCtag
- a CDS encoding Acetylornithine transaminase, which translates to MAFRLPVRCRLASIAAASRPRIAYRALSSLPNADPSPESKSAAIVNEHAPYMVATYARPPPVFVKGEGSWLWDVEDRKFLDFTAGIAVNGLGHCDPEFTRLLAEQAKTLVHASNLYYNPWTGALSKLLVEKTLESGAMHNAASVFVCNSGSEANEAAIKFARKAGKITDPSGEKVEIVSFNNGFHGRTMGSLSATPNPKYQKPFAPMVPGFKVGNYNDVSGINDLVTEKTCGVIVEPIQGEGGVTPATEEFLVALAKRCREVGAVLIYDEIQCGLGRTGTFWAHGTLPKEAHPDILTTAKALGNGFPIGAVLVTQDVADKMKVGDHGTTFGGNPLACRLAHYIVGRLSDKQLQASVTAKSEVFRQRFTKLQEKYPELVKEVRGRGLILGLQLSEDPTPIIKAARERGLLIITAGTNTLRFVPSLTVTDEEIAQGLDILEAAIEATR; encoded by the exons ATGGCTTTCCGACTTCCTGTACGATGCCGATTGGCGTCCATCGCCGCCGCGTCTCGCCCTCGGATCGCCTACCGGGCCCTCTCTTCGCTCCCCAACGCCGACCCCTCGCCCGAGTCCAAAAgcgccgccatcgtcaacgagCACGCTCCCTACATGGTCGCTACATACGCCCGTCCTCCGCCCGTGTTTGTCAAGGGCGAGGGATCGTGGCTTTGGGATGTAGAGGATCGCAAGTTTTTGGATTTCACCGCCGGTATCGCTGTCAATGGCCTCGGACACTGCGATCCCGAGTTTACCAGGCTCTTGGCCGAGCAG GCCAAGACTCTCGTTCACGCTTCCAACCTCTACTACAACCCCTGGACCGGCgccctctccaagctccttgtCGAAAAGACCCTCGAGTCGGGCGCCATGCACAACGCTGCCTCCGTCTTTGTCTGCAACTCTGGCTCCGAGGCCAACGAGGCCGCCATCAAGTTTGCCCGCAAGGCCGGCAAGATTACAGACCCCTCTGGCGAAAAGGTCGAGATCGTCTCCTTCAACAACGGCTTCCACGGCCGTACCATGGGCAGTCTCTCCGCTACGCCCAACCCCAAATACCAGAAGCCGTTTGCGCCCATGGTTCCTGGGTTCAAGGTTGGAAACTATAATGATGTTTCGGGTATTAATGACCTTGTTACTGAAAAGACGTGCGGTGTCATTGTTGAGCCTATTCAGGGTGAGGGTGGTGTTACCCCCGCGACTGAAGAGTTCCTCGTTGCCCTCGCCAAGCGTTGCCGTGAAGTCGGCGCCGTGCTCATCTACGACGAGATTCAGTGTGGTCTCGGCCGAACGGGTACTTTCTGGGCTCACGGCACTCTTCCTAAGGAGGCTCACCCGGATATCCTCACTACTGCCAAGGCTCTTGGTAACGGATTCCCCATCGGAGCGGTGCTCGTAACGCAGGACGTGGCCGATAAGATGAAGGTGGGCGACCACGGAACCACCTTTGGCGGTAACCCTCTCGCCTGCCGACTGGCGCACTACATCGTCGGACGTCTCTCCGACAAGCAGCTCCAGGCCTCGGTGACAGCCAAGTCTGAGGTGTTCCGACAGCGTTTCACCAAGTTGCAGGAGAAGTACCCAGAGCTAGTCAAGGAGGTCCGCGGCCGAGGTCTCATCCTCGGTCTTCAACTCTCTGAGGATCCCACGcccatcatcaaggctgctcgCGAGAGGGGCCTGCTCATCATCACAGCCGGCACAAACACTCTTCGATTCGTGCCGAGCTTGACTGTCACAGATGAGGAGATTGCCCAGGGTCTGGAtatcctcgaggctgccattGAGGCGACCCGGTAA
- a CDS encoding Cutinase — MPSFTKTILLALAPFAAASPLAARQSGFSGSTQNGLEGACKDVTVIFARGTSEMGNVGSVAGPPFFQALAKEIGSDKLAVQGVEYPASIGGIMNLGSDGGKKMVAVVEQAYKKCPNTKVVLSGYSQGAMLVHNAAKSLPAATTSKIAAVVTFGDPFKSQGFQGIAEERCKVFCRSGDSVCSGSFVITAAHLQYGQDAQAAADFVAGNL; from the exons ATGCCTTCcttcaccaagaccatcctcctcgccctcgcgcCCTTTGCCGCCGCAAGCCCCCTGGCGGCCCGACAGAGCGGCTTCTCTGGCTCTACCCAGAacggcctcgagggcgccTGCAAGGACGTAACCGTCATCTTTGCCCGTGGCACCTCGGAGATGGGCAACGTCGGCAGCGTCGCCGGACCTCCCTTCTTCCAGgccctcgccaaggagattggcaGCGACAAGCTCGCCGTGCAGGGCGTCGAGTACCCCGCCAGCATCGGGGGCATCATGAATCTTGGTTCCGACGGCGGCAAGAAGAT GGTGGCGGTTGTTGAGCAGGCTTACAAGAAGTGCCCCAACACCAAGGTCGTTCTCTCGGGCTACTCCCAGGGAGCCATGCTCGTCCACAACGCGGCCAAGTCCCTCCCCGCTGCGACAACCAGCAAGATTGCCGCCGTCGTCACCTTTGGCGACCCCT TCAAGTCCCAGGGCTTCCAGGGCATTGCCGAGGAGCGCTGCAAGGTCTTTTGCCGCTCTGGCGACAGCGTCTGCTCCGGTTCTTTCGTCATTACTGCTGCTCACTTGCAGTACGGCCAGGATGCTCAGGCTGCTGCCGACTTTGTTGCCGGTAACCTCTAA
- a CDS encoding Adenine deaminase yields the protein MCKSPLHDFLIALPKVEQHLHIEGTLEPELLFSLAEKNSISLPDDPVYASPEKLRERYGRFTCLDDFLHYYYLGMSVLISEQDFESLAWAYFCKAAEEKVRHAEIFFDPQAHTARGVSYDTVVAGLTAAKRRAEKELDITVELIVCILRHLPVPESHALVDTLLERGHFTDGTLAGFGMVSSEKDNPPELFTDVFARVAKTGTHLTTHAGEEAPPSFITASLEHLGVSRIDHGLAAAQDPELLASLAANRTLLTFCPWSNVALCNLPSLADAPVRAFLDAGVRFSVNSDDPAYFGAYIQEVYCRVQDTFNLSIDEWAWIVRGGVEEAWCVDERKAVILKEIEQVVTKFKGEKAVEA from the coding sequence ATGTGCAAGTCCCCGCTTCACGATTTCCTCATCGCTCTTCCAAAGGTCGAGCAGCACCTCCATATCGAGGGCACCCTAGAGCCGGAGCTCCTCTTCTCGCTCGCTGAAAAGAATAGTATTTCTCTTCCCGATGATCCTGTCTATGCTTCCCCTGAGAAGCTGCGCGAGCGATATGGACGCTTCACCTGCCTCGATGACTTTCTGCACTACTACTACCTGGGAATGAGTGTGCTCATCTCGGAGCAGGATTTTGAGAGTCTTGCATGGGCCTACTTTTGCAAAGCTGCAGAGGAAAAGGTCCGTCATGCCGAAATCTTTTTCGACCCTCAAGCGCATACTGCTCGTGGAGTCAGCTACGATACTGTCGTCGCAGGCCTCACAGCGGCCAAGCGCCGtgctgagaaggagctggacATCACCGTTGAGCTAATTGTCTGCATCCTTCGTCATCTCCCAGTTCCCGAGTCTCACGCTCTTGTCGATACTCTTCTTGAGCGTGGGCACTTCACGGATGGCACTCTGGCGGGCTTTGGCATGGTCTCGAGCGAAAAGGACAACCCGCCCGAGCTCTTCACCGATGTCTTTGCTCGTGTCGCCAAAACGGGTACGCACCTCACTACGCACGCCGGCGAGGAGGCACCCCCTTCGTTCATCACGGCTTCTCTGGAGCACCTGGGCGTCTCGCGTATCGACCAcggccttgctgctgctcaggATCCAGAGCTTCTGGCATCCCTCGCTGCGAACCGGACCCTTCTGACCTTTTGCCCATGGTCCAACGTTGCCCTCTGCAACTTGCCTAGCCTCGCTGATGCCCCTGTGCGCGCATTCCTTGATGCTGGTGTTCGCTTCAGTGTCAACAGCGACGACCCGGCCTACTTCGGCGCCTACATTCAGGAGGTCTACTGTCGTGTGCAGGACACTTTTAACCTGTCTATCGACGAGTGGGCGTGGATTGTTCGTGGTGGCGTGGAGGAAGCCTGGTGTGTCGATGAGCGCAAGGCAGTGATTttgaaggagattgagcaggTCGTCACCAAGTTTAAGGGGGAGAAGGCCGTGGAAGCATAA
- a CDS encoding Calpain catalytic domain-containing protein, translating to MTKSTKSSTKASDEKKAKHKALSPQAVVSKFWDKFNSKAPGKVTSIFPRSLHKSLLADADSSIPKSRNAAQSYEAAAQKCKDRVRAIIKECERTNSKFSDPEFDIELDSRRRTYDCLFGLLHNLVLEGDGGLKNRFLDDVVNAEKLEKSLEFFKNSGILSSNNLEVDIWSLWRCLSKNNASPDPEYIPGSVHRIPWIFENPQFTIGGYSGSDIKQGHLGDCWWVAALATIAHRQDLMKKICVEQNEECGVYGFVFFRDGEWIPTVVDDNLYLKEKDYWHTDETYDATGKHERRHKREKQTGSDSLAFAKCEDANETWFPLLEKAFAKVHGDYEALEGGWACLAVEDLTGGVATMMQANSVLRKDRLWREMLVSDTEDSEFVFSLSACRLGTDCNNGIVQCHAYSVLKATEVEDERGDKVRLVKIRNPWGSRNYRGQGAWHGPWSDGSKEWTSHMIQKLRYRFGDDGSWWMSYNDMLDNFVWIHRTRVFDKRWTVAQQWTSVNVPWLSGYLKKKFIVEVKEEGIVVIALSQLDKRYFNGLEGQYKFVLQFLLKSVNDATPICQTRTIPEASTRSTNCEVELEPGTYEVIPKIVAQHAEFRPTVQKVVKIAADKKPRKLQQVGLLHDLAHAKGGIVDEDEAIRKKRENDKKEKLESSRKREIAQKEEKEKDDARRKIEEALVLKKTEYYSCMSEKTKGVESNDDAILEKVSGESGKVSLSTSEIPTPGFWPDDMFKDPVEDQAKSEVATGSEKETWENVEEKKEGESRRPSQDSNSPPMERSARNQSTESKLVSTPATEAHSEEANSSDSSDTESECESGSDDEDSEPGSNDSSVRKQRKKEPWNPVCVIGLRVYAQHAGISVRLAEQKADDAAELLPVKEDDSTKPAS from the exons ATGACAAAGTCGACTAAATCATCTACCAAGGCCTCTGATGAGAAAAAGGCTAAGCACAAAGCTCTCAGTCCTCAAGCTGTGGTGTCCAAGTTCTGGGACAAGTTCAACTCCAAGGCTCCGGGCAAAGTCACTTCCATTTTCCCTCGGAGTCTGCACAAGTCCCTTCTCGCAGATGCCGACTCGTCAATTCCCAAGTCTCGAAACGCTGCACAAAGCTACGAAGCCGCTGCTCAGAAATGCAAGGATCGAGTTCGCGCTATCATCAAGGAGTGTGAGCGCACCAACTCCAAGTTTAGCGATCCCGAGTTTGATATCGAGTTGGATTCCAGAAGGCGCACCTACGACTGCCTCTTTGGCCTCCTCCATAACCTCGTCCTAGAAGGTGATGGCGGTCTCAAAAATAGATTTCTTGATGACGTGGTCAACGCTGAGAAACTTGAGAAGTCTCTTGAATTCTTCAAGAACAGTGGGATCTTGTCAAGCAACAACCTTGAGGTCGATATCTGGAGCCTTTGGAGATGCCTATCCAAAAACAATGCCTCCCCTGATCCCGAATACATACCTGGCTCAGTTCACCGTATCCCATGGATTTTCGAGAATCCCCAGTTCACCATCGGTGGCTATTCGGGTTCAGACATCAAGCAAGGCCATCTGGGCGACTGCTGGTGGGTGGCTGCCTTGGCCACGATCGCACACCGACAAGACCTGATGAAGAAGATTTGTGTTGAACAAAATGAGGAATGTGGTGTCTACGGGTTCGTCTTCTTCCGGGATGGGGAGTGGATTCCGACAGTTGTAGACGACAATCTGTACCTCAAGGAAAAGGATTATTGGCACACAGACGAGACTTATGATGCAACCGGCAAGCATGAGCGTCGTCACAAAAGGGAGAAACAGACGGGCTCCGACTCTCTGGCCTTTGCCAAGTGTGAGGACGCCAATGAGACTTGGTTCCCCTTGCTTGAGAAAGCA TTTGCCAAGGTTCATGGCGACTACGAGGCCTTGGAGGGTGGGTGGGCATGCCTCGCTGTCGAAGACCTTACTGGTGGTGTCGCCACTATGATGCAGGCAAACAGCGTGCTTCGCAAGGACCGGCTCTGGCGTGAGATGTTGGTGTCCGATACCGAGGACTCAGAGTTCGTCTTCAGCCTATCCGCGTGTCGTCTAGGGACAGATTGCAACAATGGCATCGTCCAGTGCCATGCCTATTCTGTTCTCAAAGCGActgaggttgaggacgaAAGGGGTGACAAGGTGCGCCTGGTCAAGATTCG GAACCCCTGGGGAAGCAGAAACTACAGAGGCCAAGGGGCTTGGCATGGGCCTTGGTCAGATGGGTCCAAAGAGTGGACTTCACACATGATCCAGAAGTTGCGATATCGGTTTGGTGACGATGGTTCCTGGTGGATGTCCTACAACGACATGCTTGACAACTTTGTCTGGATCCATCGGACCCGAGTCTTTGATAAGCGATGGACTGTAGCTCAACAGTGGACAAGCGTCAACGTCCCATGGCTTTCTGGCTacctcaagaagaagttcATCGTAGaggtcaaagaagaaggcattGTGGTCATCGCCCTATCACAG CTTGACAAGAGATATTTCAACGGACTCGAAGGACAGTATAAGTTCGTTCTTCAGTTTCTTCTGAAGTCTGTCAATGATGCCACGCCGATCTGTCAGACACGAACAATCCCTGAAGCTAGTACACGGTCAACCAACTGCGAGGTCGAACTCGAGCCAGGAACCTACGAAGTCATTCCCAAGATTGTTGCCCAGCACGCAGAGTTTAGACCCACAGTTCAGAAGGTTGTCAAGATAGCTGCAGACAAGAAACCTCGGAAGCTTCAACAAGTTGGACTGTTACATGACCTTGCACATGCCAAGGGAGGAATcgtggacgaggatgaggctaTTCGCAAAAAGCGGGAgaacgacaagaaggaaaagcTGGAGAGTAGCCGGAAGCGGGAGATAgcccagaaggaggagaaggaaaaggacgACGCAAGGAGGAAAATCGAGGAGGCATTGGTGCTGAAGAAGACTGAGTACTACAGTTGCATGAGCGAGAAGACCAAGGGAGTTGAAAGCAACGACGATGCGATCCTGGAGAAGGTAAGTGGTGAGTCAGGAAAGGTAAGTTTGTCAACGTCGGAAATTCCGACACCTGGGTTCTGGCCTGATGACATGTTCAAGGACCCTGTGGAAGATCAGGCCAAGTCTGAGGTTGCGACTGGATCAGAGAAAGAAACATGGGAGaatgtcgaggagaagaaggaaggagaGTCACGAAGGCCCTCGCAGGACTCAAACTCGCCCCCGATGGaaagaagcgcaaggaacCAGAGTACGGAGTCGAAGCTCGTTTCAACGCCGGCCACCGAAGCTCATTCCGAGGAAGCCAACAGTTCAGACAGTTCAGACACAGAGTCGGAATGCGAGTCGGGatctgacgacgaggattCAGAGCCGGGCAGCAACGACAGCTCAGTTCGAAAGCAGCGCAAGAAGGAGCCATGGAATCCCGTGTGTGTTATCGGTCTACGGGTCTATGCTCAACACGCCGGTATCAGTGTCCGGCTTGCCGAGCAAAAGGCCGACGACGCTGCAGAGCTTCTTCCAGTAAAGGAGGATGACTCGACCAAGCCGGCATCCTAA
- a CDS encoding Autophagy-related protein 27 — translation MHRPELFSFLLPLLATSVYGAENLDCSNIRVDGQKFDLSKLKGAHSVVTTRFEPSTMEHYNTTYTLDVCGPLEKKGANKCPNGTRVCAVTHLLSNDTKGESDTVTKVVAIAGNLENAGGSRFEVTPTRLKTSDSNSDRQKEGLRLVLGGGKYPLKGSGAPPEEITDQKAIIEFLCDPDKEGTEGEWVWGEGSGKLKARDDEKKEGDDKEKEGDKDGDKGGEESTIEHQLKHDNATLIWDGYEEEKNVGVLRLTWHTKYACESQSEGGDGNSSSHWGFFTWFIIIAFLGIAGYLIFASWINFTRYGARGWDLLPHSDTIRDIPYLLKDWIRRVLNTVQGTGSRGGYSAV, via the exons ATGCATCGGCCGGAGCTATTCTCATTTctgctgcctctgctggCCACGTCGGTTTACGGCGCAGAGAACCTCGACTGCTCGAATATCCGGGTAGATGGCCAGAAGTTTGACCTGTCCAAGCTCAAAGGCGCGCACTCGGTTGTCACGACCCGCTTCGAGCCAAGCACTATGGAGCACTACAACACAACATACACATTGGACGTGTGCGGACCTCTAGAGAAGAAGGGAGCAAACAAGTGCCCCAACGGCACGAGAG TGTGCGCCGTCACTCACCTTCTCAGCAACGACACCAAAGGCGAGTCTGATACGGTCACAAAGGTGGTAGCCATAGCGGGTAACCTCGAGAACGCCGGCGGCTCCCGATTTGAAGTGACTCCCACAAGACTCAAGACGAGCGACTCGAATTCCGATAGACAAAAGGAGGGCCTTCGGCTGGTCCTCGGTGGTGGAAAGTATCCCCTTAAAGGCAGTGGCGCCCCGCCAGAGGAGATAACGGATCAAAAGGCCATTATCGAGTTCCTCTGCGACCCGGACAAGGAGGGCACAGAAGGAGAATGGGTCTGGGGGGAGGGAagcggcaagctcaaggcccgagacgatgagaagaaggagggcgatgacaaggagaaggagggcgatAAAGACGGTGATAAGGGCGGCGAGGAGTCTACGATTGAGCACCAGCTCAAGCACGACAATGCCACCCTCATCTGGGACGGCtatgaggaggagaagaacgTTGGTGTCCTGCGCCTGACGTGGCACACCAAGTATGCCTGCGAGAGCCAATCtgaaggtggtgatggtaaCAGCAGCTCCCACTGGGGCTTCTTTACCTGGTTCATCATTAT CGCCTTCCTGGGCATCGCCGGCTacctcatctttgcctcGTGGATCAACTTTACCCGCTACGGCGCCCGAGGCTGGGATCTCCTCCCCCACAGCGACACCATCCGCGACATCCCCTACCTACTCAAGGACTGGATCCGTCGGGTCCTCAACACCGTGCAGGGAACCGGCAGTCGAGGCGGATACAGCGCGGTATAA